From a single Mangifera indica cultivar Alphonso chromosome 19, CATAS_Mindica_2.1, whole genome shotgun sequence genomic region:
- the LOC123202662 gene encoding angio-associated migratory cell protein-like isoform X1, whose product MKCLKQENKQSTIVRIVCDGKSLSKIKKMSNPDHDEDDQGEVFLDESDIIHEVTVDDEELPDVEDDENDSDVENADQPDDSTHIFTGHTGEVYAVACSPVDATLVATGGGDDKGFLWRINQGDWVSEIKGHKDSVSSLAFSMDGQLLASGGFDGIVQIWDTSSGELKCALDGPGGGIEWVRWHPRGHLLLAGSEDSTSWMWNADRGAYLNMFSGHGSSVTCGDFTPDGKRICTGSDDATLRIWDPKGGENQVIKGHPYHTEGLTCLTISPDSTLVLSGSKDSSVHLVNITTGKVVSSLASHTDSIECVAFAPSAPWAATGSMDQKLIIWDLQHSSPRYTCDHEDGVTCLTWLGKSRFLISGCVDGKVRVWDSLSGECVRIFSGHTDAIQALSLSADQGFVISVSVDGTARVFEIAEFR is encoded by the exons atgaaatgtctGAAACAGGAGAATAAGCAATCAACAATTGTTAGAATAGTTTGTGATG GAAAATCactttcaaagataaaaaagatgAGTAATCCAGACCACGATGAAGACGATCAAGGCGAGGTTTTCCTTGATGAATCTGATATCATACATGAAGTCACAGTTGATGATGAAG AGCTTCCTGATGTGGAAGACGATGAAAATGATTCTGATGTTGAAAATGCAG ATCAACCTGATGATTCAACGCACATATTCACTGGTCATACTG GTGAAGTTTATGCAGTTGCATGCAGCCCAGTGGATGCTACACTTGTGGCAACTGGAGGTGGAGATGACAAAGGGTTTCTTTGGAGAATTAATCAAGGAGATTGGGTTTCTGAGATAAAAG GTCATAAAGATTCCGTGTCTAGTTTGGCTTTTAGTATGGATGGGCAGTTGCTTGCTTCAGGAGGCTTTGATGGAATTGTTCAAATCTGGGACACATCATCCGGAGAACTCAAATGTGCTCTTGATGGACCTGGAGGGGGCATTGAG TGGGTCAGATGGCATCCAAGGGGACATCTATTATTGGCTGGCTCAGAGGATTCCACTAGTTGGATGTGGAATGCGGATAGAGGTGCCTATCTCAATATGTTCTCAGGTCATGGTAGTAGCGTGACTTGTGGTGATTTCACCCCTGATG GTAAAAGAATCTGTACTGGTTCCGATGACGCAACTTTGAGAATATGGGATCCAAAAGGTGGGGAAAATCAAGTCATAAAAG GTCATCCATATCATACTGAGGGGTTGACATGCTTAACCATAAGTCCTGATTCAACGCTTGTTCTTTCTGGTTCAAAGGATAGTTCGGTCCATTTGGTCAATATTACAACTGGAAAG GTTGTAAGTTCTCTGGCATCTCATACAGATTCAATTGAATGTGTTGCATTTGCCCCgag TGCACCATGGGCTGCAACAGGTAGCATGGATCAGAAACTGATTATTTGGGATCTGCAGCATTCATCTCCCCGCTACACTTGTGACCATGAG GACGGAGTGACTTGCTTGACTTGGCTTGGCAAGTCCAGATTTCTAATTTCAGGTTGTGTAGATGGGAAAGTACGAGTATGGGATAGTCTCTCCGGTGAATGCGTTAGGATATTCAGTGGGCATACTGATGCCATACAGGCTCTTTCCTTATCTGCCGATCAGGGGTTCGTCATTTCAGTGTCTGTTGATGGAACTGCAAGAGTGTTTGAGATTGCAGAGTTTCGATAA
- the LOC123202705 gene encoding ATP synthase subunit delta, chloroplastic, producing MASLRQTPTALSLKANLLSPSLCLPKNPFILKISVPRRSFTGVRMSATVAGSYATALADVAKSNNTLDSTSADIEKIEKIFADESVYDFFANPTIDAEKKRQVVDEISKSSALQPHTANFLNVLIDAKRLDAIKDIVKEFEMVYNSITNTELAVVSSVVNLEPDQLAQIAKQVQKLTGAKNVRIKTVIEPSLVAGFTVRYGNGGSKLVDMSVKKQLEEIAAEMDLGDIQLAV from the coding sequence ATGGCCTCTCTCCGGCAAACACCAACGGCTCTCTCCCTCAAGGCCAATCTCCTCTCACCCTCCCTCTGTCTCCCCAAAAACCCTTTCATCCTCAAAATCTCCGTTCCGCGCCGCAGCTTCACTGGCGTCAGGATGTCGGCTACAGTAGCTGGAAGCTACGCGACCGCCCTCGCCGACGTGGCCAAATCCAACAACACGCTCGATTCCACCAGCGCCGACAtcgaaaaaattgaaaaaatctttGCCGACGAGTCGGTCTACGACTTCTTCGCCAACCCTACCATCGACGCTGAGAAGAAACGACAAGTGGTGGACGAAATCTCCAAGTCGTCCGCGCTGCAGCCGCACACGGCAAACTTTTTGAACGTTTTGATCGACGCGAAGAGGCTGGACGCGATCAAAGACATAGTGAAGGAGTTCGAGATGGTATACAACAGCATAACGAATACGGAATTGGCGGTGGTGAGCTCTGTGGTGAATTTGGAGCCGGATCAGTTGGCGCAGATAGCGAAGCAGGTGCAGAAGCTGACGGGGGCGAAGAATGTGAGAATAAAGACGGTGATTGAGCCGAGTCTGGTGGCGGGGTTTACGGTAAGGTACGGGAACGGGGGGTCGAAGCTGGTTGATATGAGCGTGAAGAAGCAGCTGGAGGAGATTGCTGCGGAGATGGATTTGGGAGATATTCAACTTGCTGTATGA
- the LOC123202662 gene encoding angio-associated migratory cell protein-like isoform X2, with translation MSNPDHDEDDQGEVFLDESDIIHEVTVDDEELPDVEDDENDSDVENADQPDDSTHIFTGHTGEVYAVACSPVDATLVATGGGDDKGFLWRINQGDWVSEIKGHKDSVSSLAFSMDGQLLASGGFDGIVQIWDTSSGELKCALDGPGGGIEWVRWHPRGHLLLAGSEDSTSWMWNADRGAYLNMFSGHGSSVTCGDFTPDGKRICTGSDDATLRIWDPKGGENQVIKGHPYHTEGLTCLTISPDSTLVLSGSKDSSVHLVNITTGKVVSSLASHTDSIECVAFAPSAPWAATGSMDQKLIIWDLQHSSPRYTCDHEDGVTCLTWLGKSRFLISGCVDGKVRVWDSLSGECVRIFSGHTDAIQALSLSADQGFVISVSVDGTARVFEIAEFR, from the exons atgAGTAATCCAGACCACGATGAAGACGATCAAGGCGAGGTTTTCCTTGATGAATCTGATATCATACATGAAGTCACAGTTGATGATGAAG AGCTTCCTGATGTGGAAGACGATGAAAATGATTCTGATGTTGAAAATGCAG ATCAACCTGATGATTCAACGCACATATTCACTGGTCATACTG GTGAAGTTTATGCAGTTGCATGCAGCCCAGTGGATGCTACACTTGTGGCAACTGGAGGTGGAGATGACAAAGGGTTTCTTTGGAGAATTAATCAAGGAGATTGGGTTTCTGAGATAAAAG GTCATAAAGATTCCGTGTCTAGTTTGGCTTTTAGTATGGATGGGCAGTTGCTTGCTTCAGGAGGCTTTGATGGAATTGTTCAAATCTGGGACACATCATCCGGAGAACTCAAATGTGCTCTTGATGGACCTGGAGGGGGCATTGAG TGGGTCAGATGGCATCCAAGGGGACATCTATTATTGGCTGGCTCAGAGGATTCCACTAGTTGGATGTGGAATGCGGATAGAGGTGCCTATCTCAATATGTTCTCAGGTCATGGTAGTAGCGTGACTTGTGGTGATTTCACCCCTGATG GTAAAAGAATCTGTACTGGTTCCGATGACGCAACTTTGAGAATATGGGATCCAAAAGGTGGGGAAAATCAAGTCATAAAAG GTCATCCATATCATACTGAGGGGTTGACATGCTTAACCATAAGTCCTGATTCAACGCTTGTTCTTTCTGGTTCAAAGGATAGTTCGGTCCATTTGGTCAATATTACAACTGGAAAG GTTGTAAGTTCTCTGGCATCTCATACAGATTCAATTGAATGTGTTGCATTTGCCCCgag TGCACCATGGGCTGCAACAGGTAGCATGGATCAGAAACTGATTATTTGGGATCTGCAGCATTCATCTCCCCGCTACACTTGTGACCATGAG GACGGAGTGACTTGCTTGACTTGGCTTGGCAAGTCCAGATTTCTAATTTCAGGTTGTGTAGATGGGAAAGTACGAGTATGGGATAGTCTCTCCGGTGAATGCGTTAGGATATTCAGTGGGCATACTGATGCCATACAGGCTCTTTCCTTATCTGCCGATCAGGGGTTCGTCATTTCAGTGTCTGTTGATGGAACTGCAAGAGTGTTTGAGATTGCAGAGTTTCGATAA